Part of the Paenibacillus kyungheensis genome, CCTGATACCTTTTGGGAGCTTCTACGCTCTGGTAAAGATGCTGTCCGCAAGCTACCTTACGGAAGAATGAACGATGCAAGTCGTTATATAGCATATCAAAATAAAAGCGATCACGAGCCAGCTTTAAGTCATGGGGAAGCTGCCTTTTTGGATGAAATTGATAAATTTGACTATAGATTTTTTCGTATGTCACCCAAAGAGGCTTCTTTAACAGACCCTAATCACCGACTTTTTCTACAAACTGCATGGAAAGCACTGGAAGAGGCAGGTTACGGCGGTAATCGTCTAAAAGGTTCTCGCACAGGAGTTTTTGTCGGATCAAGTTCAGAAGCAGTATACAAAAATATGATTGCCGAGCTACACGCTTCCGAATTGTCTATGGCTCTGACAGGCAATATTCACGCCGTATTGCCAAGCAGACTTGCTTATCTTTTGGATTTGCGCGGTCCTAGTCTCGTCGTCGATACTTCATGCTCTTCATCGCTTGTTGCAGTCCATCTAGCTTGTCAGTCGATTCGCAACGGCGAATGCGATACAGCATTGGTAGGAGGGATTCAACTTCATATTCTGCCGATTCGTAAAACGAAGGTTGGAATAGAATCATCCAACGGACGGACGAGAGCGTTCGATGATCAGTCAGATGGTACAGGTACTGGCGAAGGAGTAGGCGTTGTTTTGCTTAAGCCACTGGAAGCCGCATTAGCCGATAGAGATCATATTCATGCAGTCATTAAAGGAAGCGCCATTAATCAAGACGGCAAATCAATGGGGCTAACTGCCCCTAATGCTGTTGCACAGGAGGAAGTTCTTATCCGTGCATGGAAAGAAGCGGGGATCGATCCGAAGAACATCGATTACATCGAAGCTCACGGTACAGGAACCAAACTGGGCGATCCGATCGAAATCGATGGCATTCGTCGCGCATTTGCCCGTGTAACGGATCGCAAGCAATTTTGTGCTATAGGTTCTGTAAAATCAAATTTGGGTCATCTTGACAATGCAGCCGGGATCGCTGGAATGATCAAATCTATACTGGCTTTGAAATATAAGCAAATTCCTCCAACCCTGCATGTCCGCAGAGCGAACAGAAGCATACCGTTTGAGGACTCTCCAGTGTATATTAATGACCAGTTGCAGGAATGGGAGAGTGATAATTCAAGATTATGTGGGGTTAGTTCTTTCGGCATCAGCGGTACGAACTGCCATATCGTCATGGAAGAAGCTCCTATTCCAAGTCTGGTTGAAGAAACAGGGAGTCCACATCTGTTTACACTCTCGGCTCGCAGTATAACAGCGTTGAAGAGAGCGGTATCAGACTATGCTGTATTTACCGAACGTAATCCGGATGTCTTGCTGATGAACCTTTGTTACACTGCAAATACAGGTCGTCATCATTGGGAACACCGATTGGCCGCGGTCGTTGAAAGCATGGCTGAACTTAGCAGCCTGTTGCAGCTTGCTTCTAGAGACTGGGAAGCTGCCTGTATGAACGGAGTATTTTATGCGGAATGTACACCGGATGACATGCCCGCTAGATCACTTGTTCTTGCTAGTCAACAACGGGCAGAGCTTGAACAAGTATGTGCACAATATGTTTCCGGTTCTATGTTTGAATGGGAGACATCCTATTCCGGGCACAGAGCACATCGAATAACGTTACCGACATACTCATTCGATAAATCTCGATGTTGGCTAGAGATTCCGGATACAACAGAACAAATGTTTTATACGACACGTTGGGAGAAAAGCTTCTCTATTGATCACAACTATGCTGTGCACGGAACAACATTGCTATTACACAACTGTTCTCCAGCAGCAATAAATATAGTGAATCTACTCCGAACTCAAGGCGGCAGGGTGATAGAAGTAATAATAGGTTCCCGATACGAAATGCTAGATGACGAGGATCGGTATTTCATAGGTTATACAGAAGAGGACTACAGAAAGCTGATTGAACATCTACAGGAAGTCCAGTTGGATCGGATTTTGCATGCGACCGCACTAAATCCTGATCCAACGATAGAAAGCGTCAGCGATTTGATGTCGGAGCAACAGTCCGGATTGTATAGTTTGTTTCATCTGGTGAGCGCATTATCACTACAAATTTCAGACAGACCGACAGAGCTCATAGTACTAACGTGTTATGGAACCCGAACAACGGTGAATCAAGAAATAGTCCACCCGCTTCGTACAGCCTTGTTAGGTCTGGCTAAGGTCGTACACTGGGAAAATCCACAATTGCGGTGTCGTTGTATTGATTTAGATGAGAATACGGACTCGCTTCATATTTTGAAAGAAATCAGTGCATCGCAGACAGAATTTCAGATCGCTTACCGTGGAGAGCAACGTTGGGTTGAGCGTCTTGCTCACCTAGAAATAGCTCAAGCGACAACAAGCGAGGCGTATATACGAACAAATGGTGTTTATGTTATCACAGGAGGACTTGGACGTTTAGGTTTGCAGATGGCTCGTTATTTGGCATCTAAAACCAGGGTGCATCTGATTTTACTTAATCGTACTGCCTTTTCATCCCGATCCGAATGGGACGAATTGAACAAGCACGGCGAAAATGATGAGATGCACCGACAAATTCAAGCTATACAAGAAATTGAAGCGACGGGTTCGCACGTTCATATATATCAAGTCGATCTAACAGATGTTGATCGATTAAATAACGTATTGATTGATGTGCGCAATCAGTATGGTAGTTTAAATGGAATTATGCATTGTGCAGGGGTTGGCGTCGGCATGATGGGAGAAATGATACCGAACGATCGTCTTGAAACATTTGAAGCGGTGATTGCTCCCAAAATTTTAGGAACTTGGAATATTGCGCAAGCCACAAAACAGGATGATATGGATTTCATGATTCTATTTTCTTCTGTGATTACATTGATTGGGGCTGTAGGAAGCGGTAGTTATACAGCTGCTAATGCTTATTTGGATTCTTTCGCTGCCGATGCCCGCTTACATGGAAGACCCGTGACAACTATCAATTGGCCCTATTGGCTTAAAGAAGATGAGGAAGAGGAAATCGGCAACCAGGCGAAAGAGATATTTCGTTTTCTAGCGCCCGAAAAAGCGTTCAGTGCGCTGGATGATCTACTTGGTTTGCCGCTAGATCGTGTTATTATTGGTCAGCTCCATCGTCAAAGTCCTGTCTTACAGTTGGGAG contains:
- a CDS encoding SDR family NAD(P)-dependent oxidoreductase codes for the protein MLKQLLHTNSSTNTTPMSEATKFQKIKYGDIAVIGLALDFPCASDPDTFWELLRSGKDAVRKLPYGRMNDASRYIAYQNKSDHEPALSHGEAAFLDEIDKFDYRFFRMSPKEASLTDPNHRLFLQTAWKALEEAGYGGNRLKGSRTGVFVGSSSEAVYKNMIAELHASELSMALTGNIHAVLPSRLAYLLDLRGPSLVVDTSCSSSLVAVHLACQSIRNGECDTALVGGIQLHILPIRKTKVGIESSNGRTRAFDDQSDGTGTGEGVGVVLLKPLEAALADRDHIHAVIKGSAINQDGKSMGLTAPNAVAQEEVLIRAWKEAGIDPKNIDYIEAHGTGTKLGDPIEIDGIRRAFARVTDRKQFCAIGSVKSNLGHLDNAAGIAGMIKSILALKYKQIPPTLHVRRANRSIPFEDSPVYINDQLQEWESDNSRLCGVSSFGISGTNCHIVMEEAPIPSLVEETGSPHLFTLSARSITALKRAVSDYAVFTERNPDVLLMNLCYTANTGRHHWEHRLAAVVESMAELSSLLQLASRDWEAACMNGVFYAECTPDDMPARSLVLASQQRAELEQVCAQYVSGSMFEWETSYSGHRAHRITLPTYSFDKSRCWLEIPDTTEQMFYTTRWEKSFSIDHNYAVHGTTLLLHNCSPAAINIVNLLRTQGGRVIEVIIGSRYEMLDDEDRYFIGYTEEDYRKLIEHLQEVQLDRILHATALNPDPTIESVSDLMSEQQSGLYSLFHLVSALSLQISDRPTELIVLTCYGTRTTVNQEIVHPLRTALLGLAKVVHWENPQLRCRCIDLDENTDSLHILKEISASQTEFQIAYRGEQRWVERLAHLEIAQATTSEAYIRTNGVYVITGGLGRLGLQMARYLASKTRVHLILLNRTAFSSRSEWDELNKHGENDEMHRQIQAIQEIEATGSHVHIYQVDLTDVDRLNNVLIDVRNQYGSLNGIMHCAGVGVGMMGEMIPNDRLETFEAVIAPKILGTWNIAQATKQDDMDFMILFSSVITLIGAVGSGSYTAANAYLDSFAADARLHGRPVTTINWPYWLKEDEEEEIGNQAKEIFRFLAPEKAFSALDDLLGLPLDRVIIGQLHRQSPVLQLGDHLPLKLSDELLDSFPDTRKAQSVPLSVKRKNVKLKGTKDANVSEVEQFVATTWNEVLGFSELSIDDNFFDLGGDSIMVTKVFSLLQERYADRIRMADLFTYPTISKIAAHLAYRPDKPFNKEQGNIGDGILRLVSELEQGNMTLEQVVEQYQLLEVER